The following DNA comes from Buttiauxella agrestis.
ATGTCCGTTTTTGAAAACGTCGCGTTCGGTTTAAGAATGCAGAAAACGCCTGACGCGCAGATAACGCCGCGCGTGACTGAAGCGTTAAAAATGGTGCAGTTAGAGGAATTTGCCCAACGTAAACCGCATCAGCTTTCTGGCGGCCAGCAGCAGCGTGTGGCCATTGCGCGGGCGGTGGTCAATAAACCGCGATTACTACTGCTTGATGAGTCGCTTTCTGCGCTCGACTACAAATTGCGCAAGCAAATGCAGAACGAACTTAAAGCCCTCCAGCGTAAACTCGGCATTACCTTCGTATTCGTCACTCACGACCAGGAAGAAGCGTTGACCATGTCCGACAGGATTGTGGTGATGCGCGATGGTCGTATTGAGCAAGACGGCACGCCGCGCGAAATTTACGAAGAACCTAAAAACCTGTTCGTGGCGAGCTTTATCGGTGAAATCAATATCTTTGATGCGATCGTTATTGAACGTGTTGATGAACAGCGCGTGCTGGCGAGCGTCGAAGGCCGCGAGTGCCATATTTACGCAAGCATGCCGGTTACGACAGGTCAGCATCTGAAAGTGCTGCTGCGCCCGGAAGATTTACGCGTTGAAGAAATCAACGATACTCATGTGGCAGAGGGTTTAATCGGTTATGTGCGGGAGCGTAACTACAAAGGCATGACGCTGGAATCTAATGTCGAGCTGGAAAACGGCAAAATGGTGATGGTCAGCGAATTCTTCAACGAAGACGACCCTGATTTTGACCACACTCTCGACCAGAAAATGTCGATTAACTGGGTTGAAAGTTGGGAGGTCGTGCTGGCAGATGAAGAGCTCGCGTAAATTCCAGAACCTTGTGATCGCCACTATTGTCGGTTGGCTGGTACTGTTCGTGTTCCTGCCCAATCTGATGATCATCGGCACCAGTTTCCTGACGCGTGATGACGCTAATTTCGTCAGCATGGTTTTCACGCTGGATAACTACACCCGGCTTGCAGACCCTTTGTACGCGCAGGTTTTGCTACACTCGCTAAATATGGCGGTGATTGCCACCCTCGCCTGCCTGGTTCTGGGCTATCCGTTTGCGTGGTTCCTCGCGCGTTTACCCGAACGGGTGCGCCCGTTGCTGCTGTTTTTACTGATTGTCCCCTTCTGGACCAACTCGTTAATTCGCATTTATGGACTGAAAATCTTTCTCAGCACCAAAGGGTATATGAATGCGTTTTTGTTGTGGCTGGGGGTGATTGATACGCCTATTCGTATTATGTACACCGAAAGCGCCGTCATTCTTGGCCTTGTGTATATCCTGCTGCCATTTATGGTAATGCCGCTGTACTCGAGCATTGAAAAGCTTGATAAGCCGCTACTGGAAGCGGCGCGGGATTTAGGGGCCAGCAAACTTCAGACCTTTATCCGCATTATTATTCCGCTCACCATGCCGGGCATTATTGCCGGATGCTTATTAGTGATGCTGCCCGCGATGGGACTGTTTTACGTCTCCGACTTAATGGGCGGTGCGAAAAACCTGCTGATTGGCAACGTGATTAAGAGCCAGTTCCTGAACATCCGCGACTGGCCGTTTGGGGCGGCCACCAGCATTACTCTCACGCTGGTAATGGGCCTGATGCTGCTGATTTACTGGCGTACCGCCAGCTTGTTGAATAAAAAGGTGGAATTAGAATGATAGGTCGCCTGCTTCGTGGCGGCTTTATGACCGCTATCTACGCGTATCTGTATATTCCCATCATCATTTTGATCGTTAACTCGTTTAACAGTTCGCGTTTCGGCATTAACTGGCAGGGCTTTACCGGAAAGTGGTACTGCTTGCTGATGAATAACGACAGCCTGCTACAGGCCGCACAGCATTCACTGACTATGGCGGTGTTTTCTGCCACCGCAGCAACGCTGATTGGTTCGCTGACCGCTGTGGCACTGTATCGCTACCGTTTTCGTGGCAAGCCGTTCGTCAGCGGTATGCTATTTGTGGTGATGATGTCGCCCGATATCGTGATGGCGATTTCACTGCTGGTGCTGTTTATGCTGCTCGGGGTTTCGCTCGGCTTCTGGTCGTTGTTATTCTCACACATCACCTTCTGTCTGCCGTTTGTGGTCGTTACCGTCTATTCGCGGCTGAAAGGCTTTGATGTGCGCATGTTAGAAGCGGCGAAAGATCTGGGTGCCAGTGAATTAACTATTCTGCGCAAGATCCTGCTGCCACTCGCGATGCCTGCCGTCGCCGCAGGCTGGTTGCTCAGTTTTACGCTCTCGATGGACGACGTGGTGGTTTCATCTTTTGTGACCGGCCCAAGTTATGAAATTTTACCGTTGAAGATTTACTCAATGGTGAAGGTAGGTGTTTCGCCAGAGGTGAACGCACTTGCCACCATTTTGTTAGTACTCTCGCTGGTCCTGGTCATTGCCAGTCAGCTTATTCTTCGTGATAAAACCAGGGGACATTAAAATGACTAAATGGCCACGCCACCTGCTAGCTGCAGGCGTTCTGACGCTCGGTATGGGCACTGCACATGCCGACGACAGCAAAACTCTCTACTTCTATAACTGGACCGAGTACGTGCCGCCAGGCCTGCTTGAACAGTTCACCAAAGAAACCGGCATTAAAGTGATTTATTCGACTTACGAATCGAATGAAACCATGTATGCCAAGCTCAAAACGTATAAAGACGGTGCCTATGATTTAGTGGTGCCATCAACTTACTTTGTGGCGAAAATGCGCAAAGAAGGCATGATCCAGAAGATCGATAAAAGCAAACTGAGCAATTTCAAAAACCTCGATCCTGAAATGCTTAATAAGCCCTTTGACCCGAATAACGATTACTCCATTCCCTACATCTGGGGTGCGACAGCCATTGGTGTAAACAGTGATGCTATCGACCCGAAAACTGTCACCAGTTGGGCTGATTTATGGAAGCCGGAGTACAAACAAAGCCTGCTGCTGACCGATGATGCGCGCGAAGTGTTCCAGGTCGCGCTGCGTAAGCTCGGTTATTCCGGCAACACGACTGATCCGAAAGAGATTGAAGCGGCTTATCACGAACTTCAAAAGCTGATGCCAAACGTGGCGGCATTCAACTCAGATAACCCAGCCAACCCGTATATGGAAGGCGAAGTGAATCTCGGTATGGTGTGGAATGGCTCGGCGTATGTTGCCCGCCAGGCAGGCACGCCGCTGGAAATTGTCTGGCCGAAAGAAGGTGGGATTTTCTGGATGGATAACTTGTCTATTCCGGCAAATGCCAAAAACGTGGACGGTGCGTTGAAACTAATTAACTTCCTGTTGCGCCCGGAAATTGCAAAACAGGTCGCGGAAACTATCGGCTACCCGACGCCAAACCTTGAAGCACGCAAATTGCTGCCAAAAGAAGTTTCCGGTGATAAGACGCTTTATCCAGATGAAGCCGTGCTGAAAAATGGTGAGTGGCAAAACGATGTCGGCGACGCCAGTACGATTTATGAGAATTATTATCAGAAATTGAAAGCGGGACGCTGAGTTTAGCGTTGATGTATCCCCTCTCCTTCAAGGAGAGGGTTAGGGTGAGGATGGTTTTAAGACAGACCTTTCAACAACCGTTCCACATACTCCGGCACCACTTCGCTGGCTAAACCGTAGAATTTCTCCTCGAACTCACTCCCAACCTGGCTTGGTTCAAGATTTAGCTCAACGGTATGTGCACCTTGCAAACGGGCTTCGTGCACGAACCCGGCAGCCGGGTAAACATGGCCTGATGTGCCGATGGCAATAAAGTAATCGGCTGTCGCCAGCGCCTGGTAAATCTCATCCATACCGAGCGGCATTTCGCCAAACCACACCACATGCGGGCGCAAAGGTGAGGAAAGTTGGCAGCAGTGGCAGCGGTCTTGCGAAGTAATATCCGTTTTCCACTCCAGCACTTGTCCGCTATGCACACAGCGAACTTTTAGCAGCTCACCATGCATATGGATAATATTTTTATTCCCGGCGCGTTCATGCAGATTATCAATATTTTGCGTCACCAACAGAAAGTGATCGCCCAGTTCTTCTTCAAGGCGAGCCAGCGCCAGATGAGCGGCGTTAGGCTTAATTTCTGCCTGCTGGAGTTGCTGGCGACGCGCATTATAAAATGCCTGCACCAGTTCCGGGTCACGAGCAAAACCCTCTGGCGTCGCCACATCTTCTACCCGATGTTCTTCCCACAAGCCATCGGTGGCGCGGAAAGTTCTAATCCCTGACTCGGCGGAAATCCCCGCCCCGGTCAGTACCACAACTCGAGGTTTTTCCATCGCTTCGGGTCCAGGACTGTCTCTGAAAAAAGCACGCTGACGTAAGCGCTGGCGGAGCAATCGTTTGGTTTTGCGAAACCGGCTTAACCGATGTTGACGACGCGATAGCATAATTTACTCCGTGAGATGGAGGAAAGCCGCACCACGCATACCGCCAGCATCGCCATGGCGTGCAGGTTCAATGCGAGGGACTTTTGCCACAGGTAATAAATACTTAGGCAAACGCTCAGGCAGTTGCTGGTACATCTCAGTAAAGTTAGACAACCCACCGCCAATGACCACCAGATGCGCGTCAATGGCGGTCAGCAAGCTGCCGAGGCAACAGGCCAACAGCTCAACAAAACGGTCAACGTGGGCAATCGCTTTATCATCACCCGCACGATAGCGGGCAACGATTTCTTTGGGTTCCAGTGGTTCAGAGTAGAAGTGTTGGTAAACCCATGCAAATCCACGGCCTGAAAGATAGTTTTCGATACAGCCATGCTGGCCGCAACCGCAGCGTGTCAGGGGGATGTCACGGCCCAGCACATTCAGCGCATCAACTGGCAAACGGGTATGGCCAAATTCGCCAGTAATGTAATTACGCCCGGTGATCGATTTACCGTTAACGATAATTCCGCCACCGACGCCAGTGCCGAGAATCAGCCCCATCACCAGCGGGTACTCGCGGAACTCATCATCCCAGGCTTCAGAGAGCGCGAAACAGTTAGCGTCGTTATCCATACGCACTTCACGCCCAAGCATTGCGCTCAAGTCAGCCTGCACCGGTTTGCCACTGGCAGCGGGAACATTTGCTGCATACAACGTGCCATCGTCCGTGACTGGCATGCCAGGGATACCGATACCAACCGAACCTTTGGTACCGAAACGACTATCCGCTTCTTCAACCATGGAAACGATAGCCGCCAGGAAGTTCTCGTAACTGTCGTGTGGAGTGGGTACACGAGTTTCCCACTGTAACTGGCGTTCCGTGTCATAAACCCCAAGAGCCATTTTCGTGCCGCCAATGTCGAATCCGTAATACATCGCTTCGCTGCTCCCCAATACCGCATTATCAATTAATTAATTATTGCCCGCTTAATACTCGTGCTGGGTCGATATTACTGGCTCGGCGAGCTGGATACCAACTGGCGAGTAAACTCAGTAACAACGCTGTGATCAAGACATAAAATACGTCCAGCCAATGAAGTTCTGATGGCAGGAAATCAATAAAGTAGATATCGCCGGACAGGAACTGGTGGCCGATGAGCTTTTCAATCACACGAATGATGTTGGTCAATTGCCATGAAGCCAGTACGCCGACAATCACGCCGCTCACGCTACCAAATAGCCCCGCCAGCAAGCCATACCAGACGAAAATCGCGCGGATCAAACCGTCTTTTGCCCCAAGCGTACGCAACACCGCAATGTCGCTACTCTTGTCTTTCACCGCCATCACCAGCGTGGATACGATGTTAAAACAGGCCACGCCAATCACCAGCACCATCGCCAGATACATGATGGCGCGAATCATTTGAATGTCGCGGTACATATAGCCGTAAGTGCCAATCCAGCTTTTGATATAAACGTATGCGTTAGTGACTTCACCCGCATCGCGCACCAGTTGGTTAGCATTAAAGACATCGTGAACCTTAATGGCGATACCCGTGACGCTGTCGCCCATGTCTAAATAACTCTGGGCGTCCGCCATTGGCACCATAGCAAAGCTATGATCGAGCTGCCCGCTGAGGGCCAGAATGCCTTCAACCTGGAGGCGAACACGCTTCGGCTGCAACAGTTTAGTGCCGCCATCGCTATTCGGGATCATGATGGAGATCCAGTCGCCCTGCTTCACTTTCAGGGCATCGGCCACACCTTTACCGATAATGATTTGTTGCTGCCCGGCTTTAAAGTTCTGCCACGCATTGTTTTGCACATATTGCGGTAACGCGCTCAGATGAGCTTCCTGAGCAGGATCAACACCCTTCACCTGAATGGCACGCAGATTAGGTCCGCTTTCCACCAGCCCCGTAAAGTTGATGTACGGTGCTGCGGCGGCAATGCCCTTCACTTTCTCAATGCGTTGTAAAACACCGCTCCAGTCGTGGAATGGCTGATTCACCGGCTCAATTTCGCCGTGCGGAACCACCGCCAGAATGCGATTATTCAGCTCACGCTCAAAGCCGTTCATCGCACTCAGGCCGACAATCAACACCGCCACACCGAGCGCGATGCCTAACGTTGAAATCACAGATATCAGTGACACCATGCCGCTGCGGCGACGCCCGCGGCTGAAACGTAAACCAATCAGCAGTGACAGTGGCGATGCCATTAATCGGCTCCCATCAAAGTCAGCTCATGACTCAGGCGACCATCTTGCATTTCTAACTGACGAGACATGCGCTTAGCCAGTTTCAGGTCGTGAGTGACCACTAAAAACGCGGTTCCCTGACGCACATTCAGCTCGCCCAATAACTCGAAGATGCTGTCAGCGTTACGCGCATCAAGATTACCGGTTGGCTCATCTGCCAGCACCAGGCGCGGGTTATTCACCAGCGCACGGGCAATCGCCACACGCTGACGCTCGCCGCCCGAAAGCTCAGACGGACGGTGATTACTACGGTGATCAAGCCCTACCGCTTTAAGCATTTCCAGCGCGCGTTGCTTAGTATCATCGGTATTGTTTTTACCGATTAGCAGCGGCATGGCGACGTTTTCCATCGCCGTGAAATCTGGCAGCAAATGGTGGAACTGGTAGATAAAGCCCAGTTCGCGGTTACGCAGTTCGGCTTTAGCGGAAGACGACATAGAACTCATCGCCTTACCGTTGAAAATCACATCGCCAGAAGTGGGTGTATCCAACCCGCCCAGCAGATGCAGCAAAGTACTTTTGCCAGAGCCGGAGCTGCCGACAATCGCCATTAACTCGCCGGTATTAATACTGAAGCTGACATCATGCAATACGTCCGTTTGCACTTTGCCTTCCTGATAGCGTTTGCACAGCTTGTCACACTGCAACAGGACAGAATTACTCATAACGTAAAGCCTCAGCGGGAAGTGTCGCGGCAGCGCGCCACGACGGGTAAAGCGTGGATAACAGTGCGACAGCCATAGCAATAATCGCAATCACAATAACTTGTACAGGGTCGATAGCGACGGGCAGCGCGGCGCCATCCAGCAACGCGCCAATAATCGGCATCAAATTGTTCAGCTGGCTGGCAAGCAAAGCGCCTAATAATGCGCCCAACAAAGCGCCAATCACACCTGCGCTCGCCCCTTGCACCATAAACACCGCCATGATTTGGCGACGTGTTAATCCCTGGGTCTGAAGAATGGCGACTTCGCCCTGCTTTTCCATTACCAGCAGGCCAAGAGAGGTGATGATGTTAAATGCAGCGACGGCCACAATCAGGCTTAACAGCAGGCCCATCATGTTTTTCTCCATGCGCACGGCCTGGAACAACTCGCCTTTACGTTCGCGCCAGTCCTTCCATTCGGTGCCCGGCGGCAACGTTTGTTGGCTTAAAACGTCTACTTTCAGCGGTTCAGCCAGCCACAAACGCCAGCCGGTGATATTGCCTGCCGGGTAGCGCATCAGACGCGAGGCATCCTGCTGGTTCACCAGCATCTGATAGCCGTCGACTTCGCTGCTGGCCGCGAAAGTCCCGATGACCGTAAACAGACGCTGGCTTGGCAAACGGCCCATCGGCGTGAACTGGCTCGCTGACGGCACCATGACGCGGATACTGTCACCGCGTTTAATACCCAGTTGCCCGGCAAGTTGTTCACCGAGAATGATGTTGTATTTCCCGGCGACCAGGTCAGTTTGTTTCACGTTCACCAGGAACGGCGAAAGGGGATCTTTTTCTTCAGGTTTCACGCCCAACATCACGCCGACCGCGACACTGCGCGCGCTTTGTAGCACCACATCGCCAGTGGTCACGGGCGCAATACGCGTGACACCTTCAAGTTTGAGATCTTTAGCAGGGAGAGTTTCTGGGTTAATCGAGCCGCCAGGCGAAGTGATGATCGCTTGTGGCATTAGCCCAAGAATGTTGTTTTGCAGCTCACGCTCGAAGCCGTTCATCACGGAAAGCACCGTCACCAGCGCCATTACGCCAAGCGTAATGCCGATAGTCGACAGCCATGAGACGAAACGACCGAAACGGTCAGATGCTCGCCCACGCATGTAGCGCAGGCCTATAAATAACGCGACAGGTTGATACATGTATTCCGTCTTGTTGCAGTTGCGGATGCAAAGTTGGCGAGAAGTATATAAGCGATACCGTATCAAGTAAATGAAACGTAACGTTTTTTTGATATTTCAGAACATGCGAAATCCCTGTTAAATCAAACTCATAACATCTTGTTTTCGAAGTCAAAGCTGCGATAAAACGGAGATAAATTGTTCCTGCGGAATTTCCTAAATGCGCCAGATTCTTACAAAAACAGACAATTCAGGTAAAAAAATGTCGGGCAATCTTCCACCCTGAAGGCCAATACAGGGCAACAGAAGAAACTACGGGCGCATGAAAAACAAACAATTGTGGATAAATCATATCAAAGGGCTGTGCATTTGCCTGGTCGTCATTTACCACTCAGTAATCACCTTTTATCCCCACCTGGTTCAGTTCCAGAGCGGGCTCCCGGAATACATCGCTAAGAGCTGGATTTACCTTAACTTGTATCTGGCGCCCTTCCGGATGCCGGTGTTCTTCTTTATTTCAGGCTTTTTGATAACCCGTTATATCGACGCAGTGCAATGGCGTGATTGTGTTGATAAGCGCCTGTGGAATATCTTTTATGTTCTGCTGTTGTGGGGCGTCTTGCAGTGGCTGGGAATTTCGTTAATCAACCAGTGGCTGGCGCCGGATCTGGTACGCAACCCGACCTCTAACGCAGCCTATTCAGAAACCTTGATCCAGTTTGCCACCAGCATGGCGAAAGCCAGCACCAGCCTTTGGTATCTTTATGCGTTAGTGCTTTATTTCCTGGTGTTCAAAAGCCTGCGTCAATTCAGAGTCCCGGTCATTTTGATGTTGCTGGCCGTGAACGTCGTGATTAGCTTTGCGCCACTACCCTGGTGGGGCATGAACAGCGTGGTACGTAATATGTGTTATTACGGGCTGGGAGCGTGGTTCGGTACGCAATTAATGACGGCAATGAAAGAATTTAATCTTCGTCAGCATCCCCTGATTTGTGCCGCTGCCGCACTGGTTTCAGTGGCGTTGTATCTGGTCAATGTCCCACTCGTGATTTCGCTAGTCTCGATTTTTGTCATCATGAAGCTGTTTTATCTGCTCGATAACTGGCGTGAAAGCCGTACCGATGCATTCCTTAATATCGTCGGCACCAATACGATTGCTATCTACACCACTCACCGCATCGTTATCGAAGCACTCAGTTTGTTCACCCTTGGGCAGATTAGCGCCGGACGAATTTCCGATAACCTCTTGCTCGCCATTCTGATGGTTTACCCGTTTGTCAGCCTGGCGATTTGCACGGTATTAGGGTTAGGTTTCAGGAAATTATCGCGTGCTGCGTTTGGTGACATGTTCTTTTCACCGCCAGCTAAATTAGTGCCCGCAACGCAGGCGCGTTAAGTCACACTCTGTGGACGATGAATCCCAGGTTGCGGTGCGATTGTGTTGCTAATACAAAACGATCGCGGATAATAATAAGCAACTTCTTGACGCGTCTGGTGGTCATTTGCCCACAAAGCACGGCGCAACCTGAGAGATTCTGACATCCGATATGCCTGAAAATTATCGCTACTCCTTACCTGTAAAAGCTGGCGATCAGCGCCAGCTTGGTGAACTCACCGGCTCTGCGTGCGCGACTGAAGTTGCCGAAATCACTGAGCGCCATAATGGCCCGGTGGTGTTGATCGCCCCTGATATGCAGAATGCGCTGCGTCTGCATGACGAAATCAGCCAGTTTACGGAAAGCATGGTGATGAATCTTGCCGACTGGGAAACCCTGCCTTACGACAGTTTCTCGCCGCATCAGGAAATCATCTCTTCACGTTTATCAACACTATATCAGCTACCAACCATGCAGCGCGGCGTGTTAATCCTGCCGGTGAATACTCTGATGCAACGCGTGTGTCCACACAGCTATTTACACGGACACGCGTTAGTGATGAAGAAAGGCCAGCGTTTGTCGCGTGATAACCTGCGCAGCCAGCTGGAACAAGCCGGTTATCGCAGCGTTGATCAGGTCATGGAGCACGGTGAATTTGCGACCCGTGGCGCATTGTTGGATTTGTATCCGATGGGCAGCGACCAGCCCTATCGCATCGACTTTTTCGATGATGAAATCGACAGCCTGCGCGTTTTTGACGTAGATACGCAGCGCACGCTCGAAGAAGTCGACGCCATTAACCTGCTCCCTGCGCACGAATTCCCGACCGATAAATCCGCCATCGAGCTGTTCCGCAGCCAGTGGCGCGACAAGTTTGATGTGAAGCGCGAGCCTGAACATATTTACCAGCAGGTCAGTAAAGGCATGCTCCCGGCGGGGATTGAATACTGGCAGCCGCTGTTCTTCAGCGAACCATTACCGCCACTTTTTAGCTATTTCCCAAAAAACACGCTGCTGATTAATACCGGTGATATCGAAACCAACGCCGAGCGTTTCTGGCAGGATACGTTTGCCCGTTTCGAGAATCGTGGCGTTGACCCAATGCGCCCGCTGCTTCCGCCAGAAAGCCTGTGGTTACGCGTTGACGAACTGTTCAGCGAACTAAAAAACTGGCCGCGCATTCAGCTCAAAACGGAATCGTTAGCCGACAAAGCTGCGTTTACCAACCTGGGTTATCACGCCCTACCCGATCTATCCGTTCAGGCGCAGCAAAAAGCGCCGCTCGATAACCTGCGTAAATTCCTTGAATCTTTCGATGGCCCCGTCGTATTTTCCGTCGAAAGTGAAGGCCGCCGTGAGGCATTAGGCGAACTGTTAGCGCGAATTAAAGTTGCCCCGAAACGTATTTATCGGCTCGATGAAGCGGCCGATAAAGGCCGTTATTTAATGCTGGGTTCCAGCGAACATGGTTTTATCGACACGCTGCGCAACCGGGCGCTAGTTTGTGAAAGTGACCTGCTGGGAGAGCGCGTCAGCCGCCGCCGTCAGGACAGCCGTCGCACTATTAACCCGGATACGTTGATTCGCAACCTGGCCGAGTTGCATACCGGGCAGCCTGTTGTGCACCTCGAGCATGGCGTCGGGCGATATGCCGGCCTCACCACTCTTGAAGCGGGCGGTATTACAGCTGAATACCTGATGCTGACCTACGCAGGGGACGCCAAACTTTATGTCCCTGTTTCGTCGCTCCATTTAATTAGCCGTTATGCGGGTGGTGCCGAAGAAAATGCACCATTGCATAAGCTCGGCAGCGATGCCTGGTCGCGCGCGCGTCAAAAAGCGGCTGAGAAAGTGCGCGATGTGGCGGCAGAACTGCTGGATATTTACGCTCAACGTGCCGCCAAACAAGGCTTCGCCTTCAAGCATGACCGTGAACAGTACCAAATGTTCTGCGATGCTTTCCCGTTTGAAACCACACCGGACCAGGCGCAGGCCATCAACGCGGTATTAAGCGACATGTGCCAGCCCTTGGCCATGGACCGCCTGGTATGTGGCGACGTCGGCTTTGGTAAAACCGAAGTTGCGATGCGTGCCGCTTTCCTCGCGGTGGAAAACAACAAACAAGTTGCGGTACTCGTGCCAACGACGCTGCTGGCCCAACAGCACCTCGACAACTTCCGTGACCGTTTTGCTAACTGGCCGGTGCGTATCGAAATGCTGTCGCGTTTTCGTACCGCTAAAGAGCAAGCGCAAATTCTGGAAGAGGCGCGTGAAGGGAAAGTCGACATTCTTATCGGCACCCATAAGCTGCTGCAAAATGATGTGAAGATGAAAGATCTCGGCCTGCTGATCGTCGATGAAGAGCACCGTTTTGGTGTGCGCCATAAAGAGCGTATCAAGGCGATGCGTGCCGATGTGGATATTCTGACGCTGACCGCCACCCCGATTCCACGAACCTTGAATATGGCGATGAGTGGAATGCGCGATTTATCGATTATCGCTACTCCGCCAGCCCGCCGTCTGGCAGTGAAAACCTTCGTGCGTGAATACGACAGCCTGGTGGTTCGCGAAGCCATCCTGCGCGAAGTGCTGCGTGGCGGCCAGGTTTACTATCTTTACAATGATGTTGAAAACATCCAGAAAGCGGCAGACAAACTCGCGGAATTGGTTCCGGAAGCGCGAATCACCATCGGTCACGGCCAAATGCGCGAGCGTGAACTGGAACGGGTGATGAACGATTTCCACCACCAGCGTTTTAACGTGCTGGTGTGCACCACGATTATCGAAACCGGTATCGATATTCCGACAGCCAACACCATTATCATTGAACGTGCAGACCATTTCGGCCTCGCGCAGCTGCACCAGCTCCGTGGCCGCGTTGGGCGTTCGCATCACCAGGCTTATGCGTGGCTGCTGACGCCTCACCCGAAAGCCATGACCACCGATGCGCAAAAGCGCCTCGAAGCTATCGCTTCTCTCGAAGATTTAGGGGCGGGTTTTGCGCTGGCAACACACGACCTGGAAATCCGAGGTGCAGGTGAATTGCTTGGTGAAGGCCAAAGCGGCTCAATGGAAACAATCGGCTTTTCTCTGTATATGGAAATGCTGGAAAACGCGGTCGATGCGCTCAAAGAAGGTCGCGAGCCATCGCTTGAAGATTTGACCAGCAGCCAGACCGAAGTCGAATTGCGCATGCCTGCCCTGCTGCCAGATGATTTTATCCCG
Coding sequences within:
- the potA gene encoding spermidine/putrescine ABC transporter ATP-binding protein PotA, with the translated sequence MGQRKKLNKQQRSLSPLVELAGVGKSFDGKTVISDLSLTINHGEFLTLLGPSGCGKTTVLRLIAGLESVDSGNIILDNQDITQLPAEHRHVNTVFQSYALFPHMSVFENVAFGLRMQKTPDAQITPRVTEALKMVQLEEFAQRKPHQLSGGQQQRVAIARAVVNKPRLLLLDESLSALDYKLRKQMQNELKALQRKLGITFVFVTHDQEEALTMSDRIVVMRDGRIEQDGTPREIYEEPKNLFVASFIGEINIFDAIVIERVDEQRVLASVEGRECHIYASMPVTTGQHLKVLLRPEDLRVEEINDTHVAEGLIGYVRERNYKGMTLESNVELENGKMVMVSEFFNEDDPDFDHTLDQKMSINWVESWEVVLADEELA
- the potB gene encoding spermidine/putrescine ABC transporter permease PotB; translation: MKSSRKFQNLVIATIVGWLVLFVFLPNLMIIGTSFLTRDDANFVSMVFTLDNYTRLADPLYAQVLLHSLNMAVIATLACLVLGYPFAWFLARLPERVRPLLLFLLIVPFWTNSLIRIYGLKIFLSTKGYMNAFLLWLGVIDTPIRIMYTESAVILGLVYILLPFMVMPLYSSIEKLDKPLLEAARDLGASKLQTFIRIIIPLTMPGIIAGCLLVMLPAMGLFYVSDLMGGAKNLLIGNVIKSQFLNIRDWPFGAATSITLTLVMGLMLLIYWRTASLLNKKVELE
- the potC gene encoding spermidine/putrescine ABC transporter permease PotC; translation: MIGRLLRGGFMTAIYAYLYIPIIILIVNSFNSSRFGINWQGFTGKWYCLLMNNDSLLQAAQHSLTMAVFSATAATLIGSLTAVALYRYRFRGKPFVSGMLFVVMMSPDIVMAISLLVLFMLLGVSLGFWSLLFSHITFCLPFVVVTVYSRLKGFDVRMLEAAKDLGASELTILRKILLPLAMPAVAAGWLLSFTLSMDDVVVSSFVTGPSYEILPLKIYSMVKVGVSPEVNALATILLVLSLVLVIASQLILRDKTRGH
- the potD gene encoding spermidine/putrescine ABC transporter substrate-binding protein PotD, which codes for MTKWPRHLLAAGVLTLGMGTAHADDSKTLYFYNWTEYVPPGLLEQFTKETGIKVIYSTYESNETMYAKLKTYKDGAYDLVVPSTYFVAKMRKEGMIQKIDKSKLSNFKNLDPEMLNKPFDPNNDYSIPYIWGATAIGVNSDAIDPKTVTSWADLWKPEYKQSLLLTDDAREVFQVALRKLGYSGNTTDPKEIEAAYHELQKLMPNVAAFNSDNPANPYMEGEVNLGMVWNGSAYVARQAGTPLEIVWPKEGGIFWMDNLSIPANAKNVDGALKLINFLLRPEIAKQVAETIGYPTPNLEARKLLPKEVSGDKTLYPDEAVLKNGEWQNDVGDASTIYENYYQKLKAGR
- the cobB gene encoding Sir2 family NAD+-dependent deacetylase, with product MLSRRQHRLSRFRKTKRLLRQRLRQRAFFRDSPGPEAMEKPRVVVLTGAGISAESGIRTFRATDGLWEEHRVEDVATPEGFARDPELVQAFYNARRQQLQQAEIKPNAAHLALARLEEELGDHFLLVTQNIDNLHERAGNKNIIHMHGELLKVRCVHSGQVLEWKTDITSQDRCHCCQLSSPLRPHVVWFGEMPLGMDEIYQALATADYFIAIGTSGHVYPAAGFVHEARLQGAHTVELNLEPSQVGSEFEEKFYGLASEVVPEYVERLLKGLS
- the nagK gene encoding N-acetylglucosamine kinase, with the translated sequence MYYGFDIGGTKMALGVYDTERQLQWETRVPTPHDSYENFLAAIVSMVEEADSRFGTKGSVGIGIPGMPVTDDGTLYAANVPAASGKPVQADLSAMLGREVRMDNDANCFALSEAWDDEFREYPLVMGLILGTGVGGGIIVNGKSITGRNYITGEFGHTRLPVDALNVLGRDIPLTRCGCGQHGCIENYLSGRGFAWVYQHFYSEPLEPKEIVARYRAGDDKAIAHVDRFVELLACCLGSLLTAIDAHLVVIGGGLSNFTEMYQQLPERLPKYLLPVAKVPRIEPARHGDAGGMRGAAFLHLTE
- the lolE gene encoding lipoprotein-releasing ABC transporter permease subunit LolE, producing MASPLSLLIGLRFSRGRRRSGMVSLISVISTLGIALGVAVLIVGLSAMNGFERELNNRILAVVPHGEIEPVNQPFHDWSGVLQRIEKVKGIAAAAPYINFTGLVESGPNLRAIQVKGVDPAQEAHLSALPQYVQNNAWQNFKAGQQQIIIGKGVADALKVKQGDWISIMIPNSDGGTKLLQPKRVRLQVEGILALSGQLDHSFAMVPMADAQSYLDMGDSVTGIAIKVHDVFNANQLVRDAGEVTNAYVYIKSWIGTYGYMYRDIQMIRAIMYLAMVLVIGVACFNIVSTLVMAVKDKSSDIAVLRTLGAKDGLIRAIFVWYGLLAGLFGSVSGVIVGVLASWQLTNIIRVIEKLIGHQFLSGDIYFIDFLPSELHWLDVFYVLITALLLSLLASWYPARRASNIDPARVLSGQ